Genomic DNA from Acetilactobacillus jinshanensis:
CGTTAGTTATCATTTCACACCCGACCATTAAAGATTCGTATACCCAATCTTTTTTACATGATGCTCAGGCGGATTTTAACGATGTCACTTGGCACCCGCTGGATATTTTGTATCCGGATTTTAAAATCAATATTAAACACGAACAGCAATTGCTCATGCATTATGACCGGATCATCTTTCAGTTTCCGCTATTCTGGTACAGTGCGCCGGCACTTCTGAAGAAGTGGGAAGATGACGTGCTGGTGAGAAAATTTGCCAACGCGGCTCATGGCGGATACTTACGTCATAAACAGTTGGGCATGGTAATTACATTGGGTGTTCCCGCTAAGAATTATCAACCTGGTGCTGGTGAGCACTTTAGCTTATCGGAACTGCTAACACCGTATCAGGCGTTGGCGAAAAAAGCGGGGATGCAATATTTATCACCATTTATCATTTCGCAATTCTTTTATAAGACGCCGCCGCAGGAAGCTAAAACGTTAGTCGATTACCAGAATTATCTGACAAATCCAAAACCGTTTGGACTGAAGAATAAGATTAAGTGGTCCTTAGATCAACTTAAGCAGTATGCGCCCAAAGATAAGGTCAAGAAAATCGTTTTTGACTCTGTCATTAAACAGATTCAAAAGAATCAAAACCAGCTCGATGATCTCAAAAGTCAGATCAACATGATCAAGAGAAAAGATGATCAGTAATGGATACGCAACAATGGTTAGTTCACCAATTAACTAATGAAATTAAGCATGAACCCAAATTTAAACCGCGAGCCTTGCTTGAACGGACTCGTGATCTAGTTAAGGAACAATCGAAGCGTTTAAAACAGGCCCAGATGGAATTGGATGGCCGGACCTGGAATCACGCCAAATGGTAAAAAGAAAGGCGGCTAAAAATTTAGTCGTCGTTTTTGTTGTCTGATTAATATTTATTTAGCAAAATGATTGATTGGCCCGTAAACATGGGCAATGTTTAATGATTGATGAATAGCGTTATCAACGTATTGACGAGCGTTCTTGATTGAATCTTCAACCGACATGCCTTTAGCTAGACCAGCGGTAATTCCGGCGGATAAAGTATCACCGGTTCCGTTCTTTCGTTTAGTTTTGTAATAGGGACCTGATAACCAGAAGTGTTTGCCATTTTCTAACAGGACTAAGTCACGAACACTGTCCTGATTTTCAGGATCGTTATGCCGACCTTTGACCATCACGTTTTTGGCGCCCATTCTCATTAATTTATTAGCGGCGATTAACATATCATGATCATTTTTGATTGGCATTTCCGCTAATTTCTGGGCTTCGTAATAATTAGGTGTGATGACCGTTGCTAACGGGATTAACTTTTCTTTTAAGGTGTTAAAGGCACTAGTCTTGAGCAGCATTGCACCATGTTTGGTAACAATGACTGGGTCAACAACCAGCGGACCAAAGTTATATTTCTTATAATTTTTAACGACATCGTCAATTAATTTTGAATCGGCAAGCATGCCGGTCTTGGCCGCTTTGATGTTGAAATCATCGGCTAAATCTTTAAATTCTTGATCGATGAATGACAGCGGCATTACAACGCTACCGTGAATTCCGTATGAGTTACCGGCAACGCATGCGGTGATGATTGACGCACCATAAACGTGATAGTGTTCAAACGTTTCTAAGTCAGCTTGCATTCCCGCACTGCCATCACTGTCTGAACCGGCGATGGTAACAGCCTGTGGAAAACGATTAATCATGTTACGACCTCCTGTGAATAAAGCGTTAATGCCATTATAGTGATTTTTCAATAATAAGTTAACGTTTCTATTTTCACGGTTTGTTTTCGTAAATAATGTGTATTACAATATATTAGTATAATTGAAACCCAATAAATAAAGGAGGGTTTAACTCATGCGTGAATGTCATCCAGATGGTGTCCAAGGCCGTCGTCCAATCGATCATAAGAAAGTACAAAAGAAACAGGTTCGAAACGCTAAGCTTCAAAAAGCTTTATTAAGCGATTTCAAAAAATAATTATAAATTAACGAGTTAAGGTCCGACTATTAGTTAAATTTTAGTCGGATTTTTATTTTGCGTTTTAAAGGTGATCCTTCATGAGTAAAAAATACTATGCCGTTAAAAAGGGACCCAAGCCAGGACTTTACACAGATTGGCCAACCGTCCAAAAAATGCTAAAGGGCTATTCCAAGCCGGAGTTTAAAGGCTTTAACCATAAACAAGCGGCTCTTGAATATCTTAACGGGACCGCACCATCGGTATCACAGGATGACATTACGATTTATACCGACGGTGGCTCCCGTAATACCGGAAATAAACGTGATCAGCACGTTAAAGGTAATGATAAATCAGCCTGGGCTTATTTAATCGTGATTAATGGCAAAGAATATCCTGGCACTGGTTTTGAATGGGGTGCCACCAATAACCGGATGGAAATGATGGCGTTAGTTCAGGCGTTGAAATGGTTATTAGCGCATCACCTTAATCATGCCTCGATTACCGAAGTGGCGGACTCCCGATATTTACTTAACGCGATCACTAAAGGTTGGATCTACGGTTGGAAACGCCGTGGCTGGCGACTGAGCAGTGGTGGTCCTGTTAAGAATGCCGAATTATGGGCCGTTATGTACCGATTATTACGGCAGTTTGATCACCTGAAGTTCAAGTGGACTAAGGGTCACGCGACTAATCGTGGCAATAATTTTGTGGATCACTATCTTAATGAAGCGATGGATCGTCATACCAAGCATTCAACGATTCAACATCAAACTATCCAAACGTGTCGTTCAAATAATGAACCAAAATCTGCTAAGCCCTACATTATTCACGGTTCTAATTCGATCGAAGACATTAAACGTGAGTTACGAAAACGTGGTTTCTTACAAAATTAATATCCCAAGTAAAATGGATTATAATTAAAGCAACCATATTAAAACGATTAGATAAGAAGCGTGATTAATAATGTTAACCGAACGTGACAAAATGACGGCTGGTAAGCCGTATGATCAGTACGATCCCGAATTACAGGCTCGTCGAAAGTACATTCGCCAGAAGTTAGGCCAGATTAATTTCCTGACTGATAATGACGAACGGAATAACGAATTAGCTCATCTCTTCGGTGATTGCGGCAAGGACCTCTTCATCGAAACTGGGATTCAATTTGATTATGGTTACAACATCCACATTGGGAACCGTTTTTACGGTAACTATCATTTAACATTACTGGATACTTGCCCAATTACGATTGGTGATAACTGTTATTTAGGTCCAGATGTTGGCTTATACACACCGGTTCACCCAATTGATCCTAAGCAGCGTGAAGAGGACATTGAATTAGGTAAACCGATCACGATCGGTAATAACGTCTGGATGGGTGGCCACGTTACTATTCTTCCCGGCGTTAAGATCGGTGATAATGATGTTATCGGTGCCGGGACCGTAGTAACTAAGTCGTTTGGCCCCAACGTCATCATCGTTGGTAACCCTGGTCACGTAATTCGTAAGATCAAACCAGATAACGATAAAGCCAAACCTAACAAGAAGTAAATTCCTGAAAGAGCCGCGATCCAACGGCTTTTTTATTTACTTTCAATATGTGTGTATAATATTTAATGTATCGTAATAATACGTTATTTTAGAAAAATTTAGTTTAACTATTAATTGATTCCTAGAGGAGGAACCTTTTATCTTTAAGCGCAAACGAATCGACAAAGTGGTCTTCATTCCGACAGTTATTCTGTTCTTCGTAATTTCTGGCCTGTTGATTGCTGGTGGGTCGTCCTTACAGAGTTTCCTTGGAAACATCCTGCATTGGATCTCCACCAACATGGGCTGGGGCTACATGTGGATCTACGTAATTAACTTTGTCTTCTTTGCTTATTTGTTGATTAGTAAGTACGGCAAAATCCGTTTTGGTAAAAAGGACGAAAAGCCTGAATACAGTACGTTCCAGTGGGGTAGCATGGTCTTCGCGACCGCAATCGATGCCAGTATTTTAATGTTAAGTATCGTTGACCCGCTCCGTTATCTTCAGGATCCGCCATTTGGCGCTAAACCATATTCCACAACGGCGTACGACGTATCGCATATGTACGGTCAGTTTAACTGGGGTCCAATGGCCTGGTTAATGTTCGCTGCACCGACGATTGCGATTGGTTACGTCATGTACAAGAAAAAGCGGAAAGTCCAATCGTTAAGTAACGCCATCACCGTTTTAGATGGTGATAGCTTGTGGAAGACGGCTTTGCGTCGAATCGTTGACATCGTCGTGGTCTTCGGAATCATGGGCGGTGTTGGTGCCAGTATCGGTTTAGAAATCCCCGTAATTTCTAAGACTTTGAGCATTTTAACCGGCTTAAAAGATAATTTAGGCTTAAAGTCTGAATTGTTCGCCGTCTTGTTTGTTATCTTTACCGTTACCGTCTTTAAAGGCTTAAACGGTGGGATTGATAAATTAAGTAACGCCCATATCTGGACAGCGATCATCTTCCTAGCGATCGTTCTGTTAGTCGGTCCAACCGTTTATATCCTGAATTCAGAAACCAGCAGTATTGGTCTGTTAGTTCAGAAGTTCATTCCAATGAGTACAAATACCGTACCGAACGGAACTGCCGGTGTTGCTCAGAAAGAAACCATCTTCTACTGGGGCTGGTGGCTAAGTTACATGCCGTTCATGGGCTTGTTCATCGCCCGAATCTCGCGTGGTCGAACCATCCGTCAGATTCTAGTGGGGATGCTGACGTTTGGTGCCTTAGGCTGTATGAGTTTCTACGCCGTTTTAGGTGGTTACTCATTGTGGCTACAGAAGACAGGTGTTGTTAACCTAGTCCACATCTTGAATACCCAGGGTCAAGCTGCTGTCATTGCGGCCGTAATTTCAACTTTACCATTCAAGATGATCATGTTCGCGATTTACTGTATTTCATGTTTCATCTTCCTGGCCACCACGATTTCCAGTTCGGCATTCGTTCTGTCATCGTTCACTAGTCTAAAGTTAAAGGCTGATCAGGAACCA
This window encodes:
- a CDS encoding NAD(P)H-dependent oxidoreductase, with protein sequence MKTLVIISHPTIKDSYTQSFLHDAQADFNDVTWHPLDILYPDFKINIKHEQQLLMHYDRIIFQFPLFWYSAPALLKKWEDDVLVRKFANAAHGGYLRHKQLGMVITLGVPAKNYQPGAGEHFSLSELLTPYQALAKKAGMQYLSPFIISQFFYKTPPQEAKTLVDYQNYLTNPKPFGLKNKIKWSLDQLKQYAPKDKVKKIVFDSVIKQIQKNQNQLDDLKSQINMIKRKDDQ
- the thiD gene encoding bifunctional hydroxymethylpyrimidine kinase/phosphomethylpyrimidine kinase — translated: MINRFPQAVTIAGSDSDGSAGMQADLETFEHYHVYGASIITACVAGNSYGIHGSVVMPLSFIDQEFKDLADDFNIKAAKTGMLADSKLIDDVVKNYKKYNFGPLVVDPVIVTKHGAMLLKTSAFNTLKEKLIPLATVITPNYYEAQKLAEMPIKNDHDMLIAANKLMRMGAKNVMVKGRHNDPENQDSVRDLVLLENGKHFWLSGPYYKTKRKNGTGDTLSAGITAGLAKGMSVEDSIKNARQYVDNAIHQSLNIAHVYGPINHFAK
- a CDS encoding ribonuclease H family protein, producing the protein MSKKYYAVKKGPKPGLYTDWPTVQKMLKGYSKPEFKGFNHKQAALEYLNGTAPSVSQDDITIYTDGGSRNTGNKRDQHVKGNDKSAWAYLIVINGKEYPGTGFEWGATNNRMEMMALVQALKWLLAHHLNHASITEVADSRYLLNAITKGWIYGWKRRGWRLSSGGPVKNAELWAVMYRLLRQFDHLKFKWTKGHATNRGNNFVDHYLNEAMDRHTKHSTIQHQTIQTCRSNNEPKSAKPYIIHGSNSIEDIKRELRKRGFLQN
- a CDS encoding sugar O-acetyltransferase, whose amino-acid sequence is MMLTERDKMTAGKPYDQYDPELQARRKYIRQKLGQINFLTDNDERNNELAHLFGDCGKDLFIETGIQFDYGYNIHIGNRFYGNYHLTLLDTCPITIGDNCYLGPDVGLYTPVHPIDPKQREEDIELGKPITIGNNVWMGGHVTILPGVKIGDNDVIGAGTVVTKSFGPNVIIVGNPGHVIRKIKPDNDKAKPNKK
- a CDS encoding BCCT family transporter; protein product: MPTVILFFVISGLLIAGGSSLQSFLGNILHWISTNMGWGYMWIYVINFVFFAYLLISKYGKIRFGKKDEKPEYSTFQWGSMVFATAIDASILMLSIVDPLRYLQDPPFGAKPYSTTAYDVSHMYGQFNWGPMAWLMFAAPTIAIGYVMYKKKRKVQSLSNAITVLDGDSLWKTALRRIVDIVVVFGIMGGVGASIGLEIPVISKTLSILTGLKDNLGLKSELFAVLFVIFTVTVFKGLNGGIDKLSNAHIWTAIIFLAIVLLVGPTVYILNSETSSIGLLVQKFIPMSTNTVPNGTAGVAQKETIFYWGWWLSYMPFMGLFIARISRGRTIRQILVGMLTFGALGCMSFYAVLGGYSLWLQKTGVVNLVHILNTQGQAAVIAAVISTLPFKMIMFAIYCISCFIFLATTISSSAFVLSSFTSLKLKADQEPSRLNRMTWVIVFVIFGFSLVVVGGFQTVQTFCTIAGFPVLFIFPLLLASIIKMLHSDPSVNHFKMIAAHPMHRFMTRRQRRRRRNDLRTWARETAKDKD